The DNA segment AACTTCAACGGCCGCACCAGCAGCGTGAGGGTCGGCTCCTTCATGTCCGCCGCCACCGCGCCCATCAAAAATCCGGTCACGGGCGAACCGGAATCCGTCCGCGTCGAGCACGCGACGGGATTTATTTTCAAGGAAGCCGAGGCTGTTGCCGCCGAGGAATGCCGCGTGGACGTGGAGGGCATGAAGTTTTCGTGGCCGAACAAGGCCGGGTTTGTCACCAAAGTCAGATACTCGAATTGAAGCCCGCGGCAGGCCGTGGAGCGACGGGCTGTCCGGCGCGCAGATGAATCCTTTGCCAGCGAGAACTCATCGGAACCAGCCCGTGCGTCCGGGTAACGGCGAGCAGCGCGAGAGCCGGATTTGAGGGGACAAAACGGACCACCTTGACGCCGACCAGAAAGGAATCACTGCCATGCCGAAGTGAAGCATTGAGCGGGGAATTCCGGGCGCGGGCAGTTTGGCGACGGATCCGTTGAAGGGCATCCCGCCATAACCATGCAGAGTTTTGCACATGCTCGGGCCGCAGAAACCGATGTCAGAAAATGGAAGGGCAAGATATGACCGACAAACTATCCTATCATCTCAAGGGCATCCTGCTGGGTGCCTGCAATTGCGATTGGGGTTGTCCGTGCAACTTCGAGGCCCGGCCAACGAACGGCTTCTGCGACGGCGGTTACGTGTGGCACGTGCAGGAGGGCCAATGCGACGGCGTTTCGCTGGCTGGATTGACGTTTGGCTGGTTTGGTCACGCGCCCGGCGCCGTGCACGAAGGCAACATAACGTCGGTCCTCGGCGTGGATGACCGCGCGACCGCGCAACAGCGTCAGGCGATCGAAAAACTCGTGGTGAAAACGCCCGACGCGGTGCCGTTCAGCATCTTCATGAGCCTCACCAGCAATTTTCTCGGCGTGCGCTACGCAAAGGTTGAAGCGAAATTTGACGGTGTTCGCAGCCGCGTGAGGATTCACGGCCTTTATGAACTCGAATTGACGCCCATGAAAAACCCCGTGACCGGCCATGACGAACCGGCCACGCTGCTGAAGCCGAACGGGTTCACGTCGAAACATCAGGAGCTTTGCACCACGTCGAAAATGCGGCTCTCAGATCCAAGGTTGAGTTGCGACCACGCCGGAAAATACGGCGAGTATTCAATTTTCGAATACAGGTCGGCATGACGCCATGCGCGGGTCTGGCAGACGGCGCTGAAAGT comes from the Candidatus Angelobacter sp. genome and includes:
- a CDS encoding DUF1326 domain-containing protein — its product is MTDKLSYHLKGILLGACNCDWGCPCNFEARPTNGFCDGGYVWHVQEGQCDGVSLAGLTFGWFGHAPGAVHEGNITSVLGVDDRATAQQRQAIEKLVVKTPDAVPFSIFMSLTSNFLGVRYAKVEAKFDGVRSRVRIHGLYELELTPMKNPVTGHDEPATLLKPNGFTSKHQELCTTSKMRLSDPRLSCDHAGKYGEYSIFEYRSA